Proteins from a genomic interval of Arachis hypogaea cultivar Tifrunner chromosome 10, arahy.Tifrunner.gnm2.J5K5, whole genome shotgun sequence:
- the LOC112715660 gene encoding uncharacterized protein isoform X1, protein MKNAVRMPNPNDIGSPNRHEAGEKEGFSGIKRRKCNKTVTACRRVSKQSSTTKKNVLVNRIKETASSDSVQKIDLRLEAKLSAEEYSRMFAGQQIHPFFSLWKLGKKSQELDKRKHCLCTDRREDGRISGPVHIFENCQVDGTSSLDWNNWTFLGKTTIAKYSSEAPNLPVLMSSVEPLNFDNLHRAVDQFHALISQNAMPCSDGQLSLLPDILQEISLANSAVPDDQPICPSKSDDAKMDLELDGVSTFSGQAGCFRSSDTQPPNRFLQESMKSYYHKCQGKSGSLWIHKYKPTKAFEVCGNYESVNFLHEWLKLWKERRKQSRMHSANGDQSDLQDYDYNGSDCDSDLENVHQDKFLRNLLLITGPVGSGKSAAVYACAQEQGFDVLELNTSDWRNGTAVKQYFGDALGSHGFKRLLDHTLCSREKKTVKLPSAPAFPNDKAAEDIDKDVIELITISDDGSQSPDGTSWSLHRKSSEFTCYNVQTLILVEDVDVLFPEDRGCISAIQHIAKTAKGPIILTSNSNKVGLPGNFEGLNISFSLPLADELLCHLYMVCVTEDINSSPLLLERFIQSCNGDIRKIIMQLQFWFQSKNYAKDQKVQTFYSSIPFDLEATHQILPKIIPWSFPSEFSKLIETEVARLITIVEEDSCMQGLRMKGFHAVERKFDSDVQSMDTNYVDTAKRNRSISKCSQSDSQYSSTMSELSSCSGLLGISSWQNCQKKPVISSGSVNKDPNDNGQSTYFQPYNGQTFEVNNESPCKFQSETYTSKSFHKLACSGLDDCKCSGTAEVACLTENRIGTTFSAVTSDLLSGPTNSFPNNNITPFTLSDYQGRSKFLQKFEPLDARIQESYSTAAVQDFRDENNEATSLYDTTRDEFKPKSELDSNLIMETDVVQNMWRKLRDHRMDLGQHGTAEQLGAIQVVKLASGLSNLLSEDDLLFRNHQEKECGIMEHPKFLSDEATFNWYNEQAMMSTIAVHGFCFYAKCISDVGSMFGFEPENNTDITSEMLASTTNVMTLGKLSRQDHKKITTLYTNKQLELKKTMNDTKSESKTSLMKVIQSIVPTRLSLALKGTAFNEYLSTVRQISISEGLRILQGVEKKRGKRARSAQHYLSRCTMMSPEDISLVCQGDLYSKMSSQFAAEVKSNCT, encoded by the exons ATGAAGAATGCGGTACGGATGCCCAATCCCAACGATATTGGTTCACCGAACCGCCATGAAGCAGGGGAAAAAGAAGGTTTCAGTGGCATCAAACGGAGAAAGTGTAACAAAACAGTCACTGCCTGCAGGAGAGTTTCCAAA CAGAGTAGCACGACAAAGAAAAATGTATTGGTTAATCGAATTAAGGAGACAGCTTCATCAGACTCAGTTCAGAAGATTGATTTGCGGTTGGAGGCGAAATTGTCAGCGGAG GAGTATTCGAGGATGTTTGCCGGGCAGCAAATACACCCATTTTTTTCTTTATGGAAATTAGGGAAGAAATCTCAGGAGCTGGATAAGAGAAAACATTGTTTATGCACAGACAGGAGAGAGGATGGAAGAATTTCGGGTCCtgttcatatttttgaaaattgtcaGGTA GATGGTACCTCATCCCTTGACTGGAATAACTGGACATTTTTGGGGAAGACTACCATTGCAAAATACAGTTCAGAAGCTCCGAATTTGCCTGTTTTGATGAGTTCTGTTGAACCCTTAAATTTTGATAACCTTCATCGTGCTGTGGACCAATTCCATGCTTTAATTTCTCAGAATGCTATGCCTTGCTCAGATGGTCAGCTTTCTCTTCTGCCAGACATTCTGCAAGAAATATCGCTAGCAAACTCTGCTGTGCCTGATGATCAACCAATATGCCCTTCAAAGTCAGATGATGCCAAGATG GATTTGGAGCTTGATGGAGTCAGTACTTTTTCAGGGCAAGCAGGTTGTTTTAGATCATCAGACACTCAGCCCCCGAATAGATTTCTCCAAGAAAG TATGAAGTCTTACTACCATAAATGTCAAGGTAAGTCCGGAAGCTTATGGATTCACAAGTACAAGCCAACAAAGGCCTTTGAG GTGTGCGGTAATTATGAATCTGTAAATTTCTTGCATGAGTGGTTAAAACTTTGGAAGGAAAGACGAAAGCAAAGCAGAATGCATTCCGCTAATGGGGATCAAAGTGACTTGCAAGACTATGATTATAATGGTTCTGATTGTGACTCTGATTTGGAAAATGTACACCAGGACAAATTCTTGCGGAATCTTCTTCTAATTACAGGACCTGTTGGG AGCGGCAAGTCTGCTGCTGTCTATGCTTGTGCCCAAGAGCAAGGATTTGACGTTTTAGAG CTTAATACATCAGACTGGCGAAATGGGACTGCTGTCAAGCAGTATTTTGGAGATGCTCTTGGATCACACGGCTTCAAAAG GTTATTGGATCACACTCTGTGTTCACGggagaaaaaaactgtgaaattgCCGTCAGCTCCAGCATTTCCTAATGATAAAGCAGCAGAGGATATTGATAAGGATGTCATTGAACTGATAACCATATCTGATGATGGATCCCAGAGTCCTGATGGGACATCTTGGAGCTTACATCGCAAAAGTAGTGAATTTACATGTTATAATGTACAAACATTAATTCTAGTTGAGGATGTGGATGTGCTTTTTCCTGAAGATCGTGGATGCATTTCTGCCATACAACACATTGCTAAGACAGCAAAAGGGCCTATAATATTGACCAGCAATA GTAATAAGGTTGGCCTTCCAGGTAATTTTGAGGGACTAAATATTTCATTCTCGTTGCCATTAGCAGATGAGTTGCTTTGCCATTTGTACATG GTTTGTGTCACAGAAGATATCAACAGCAGCCCTCTTTTACTGGAGAGATTTATACAGTCTTGCAACGGAGATATTCGCAAAATCATCATGCAACTTCAGTTTTGGTTCCAGAGTAAAAACTATGCAAAAG ATCAGAAAGTGCAGACATTTTATAGCTCAATTCCATTTGATCTCGAGGCTACTCATCAGATACTGCCAAAGATAATACCATGGAGTTTTCCTTCAGAGTTTTCCAAACTAATTGAGACGGAAGTTGCCAGGCTAATAACCATAGTGGAAGAAGACTCATGCATGCAGGGTTTACGTATGAAAGGGTTTCATGCAGTTGAAAGAAAATTTGATTCAGATGTGCAATCTATGGACACTAATTATGTAGATACCGCTAAGAGGAATAGATCTATTTCAAAGTGCAGCCAGTCTGACAGTCAATATAGTAGTACTATGTCTGAGCTTTCTAGTTGTTCTGGACTCCTAGGAATTTCATCTTGGCAAAATTGCCAAAAGAAGCCGGTCATTTCCTCTGGTTCTGTAAATAAGGATCCAAATGATAATGGACAGTCTACATATTTTCAACCTTATAATGGACAAACTTTTGAAGTCAACAATGAATCTCCCTGCAAGTTTCAATCTGAAACATACACCAGCAAGTCATTTCACAAGCTAGCTTGTTCTGGTTTGGATGATTGTAAATGTTCAGGAACGGCTGAAGTTGCATGCTTAACTGAAAATAGAATAGGGACCACATTTAGTGCAGTGACTTCTGACCTTCTTTCTGGCCCAACTAACTCTTTTCCAAATAATAACATTACTCCTTTCACTCTAAGTGATTATCAGGGCAGATCCAAATTCCTGCAGAAATTTGAACCACTTGATGCTAGAATTCAAGAATCTTATTCTACGGCGGCTGTACAAGATTTTCGAGATGAGAACAATGAAGCTACAAGTCTATATGACACGACTCGTGATGAATTCAAACCAAAATCAGAATTAGACTCCAATTTGATTATGGAAACAGATGTGGTTCAAAATATGTGGAGGAAACTTCGTGATCACCGAATGGATTTAGGACAGCATGGCACTGCAGAACAGCTAGGTGCTATTCAAGTTGTTAAACTTGCAAGTGGGTTGAGTAACCTACTCTCAGAAGATGACCTGTTATTTCGTAATCATCAAGAAAAAGAATGT GGTATCATGGAACATCCCAAGTTTCTTTCTGATGAAGCCACATTTAATTGGTATAATGAGCAAGCGATGATGTCCACGATTGCTGTACACGGGTTTTGTTTTTATGCTAAATGTATTTCAGATGTAGGATCTATGTTTGGTTTTGAGCCTGAAAACAATACAGATATAACTTCGGAAATGTTGGCTTCCACTACTAATGTTATGACACTGGGGAAGTTATCTAGACAGGATCACAAAAAAATCACAACTTTATATACTAATAAACAATTAGAGCTGAAGAAAACAATGAACGATACTAAGAG TGAAAGCAAAACATCTCTGATGAAGGTGATCCAGTCCATTGTTCCTACAAGATTATCACTGGCGCTGAAAGGCACTGCATTCAATGAGTATCTATCTACGGTTCGCCAAATTTCGATTTCAGAAGGTTTACGCATTTTGCAAGGTGttgagaagaagagaggaaaaaG GGCCCGGAGTGCTCAACATTACTTGAGCAGATGCACAATGATGTCTCCGGAAGATATATCATTGGTATGTCAGGGTGATTTGTACAGTAAGATGTCTTCACAATTCGCAGCTGAGGTGAAAAGCAACTGTACATGA
- the LOC112715660 gene encoding uncharacterized protein isoform X6 codes for MKNAVRMPNPNDIGSPNRHEAGEKEGFSGIKRRKCNKTVTACRRVSKQSSTTKKNVLVNRIKETASSDSVQKIDLRLEAKLSAEEYSRMFAGQQIHPFFSLWKLGKKSQELDKRKHCLCTDRREDGRISGPVHIFENCQDGTSSLDWNNWTFLGKTTIAKYSSEAPNLPVLMNGQLSLLPDILQEISLANSAVPDDQPICPSKSDDAKMDLELDGVSTFSGQAGCFRSSDTQPPNRFLQESMKSYYHKCQGKSGSLWIHKYKPTKAFEVCGNYESVNFLHEWLKLWKERRKQSRMHSANGDQSDLQDYDYNGSDCDSDLENVHQDKFLRNLLLITGPVGSGKSAAVYACAQEQGFDVLELNTSDWRNGTAVKQYFGDALGSHGFKRLLDHTLCSREKKTVKLPSAPAFPNDKAAEDIDKDVIELITISDDGSQSPDGTSWSLHRKSSEFTCYNVQTLILVEDVDVLFPEDRGCISAIQHIAKTAKGPIILTSNSNKVGLPGNFEGLNISFSLPLADELLCHLYMVCVTEDINSSPLLLERFIQSCNGDIRKIIMQLQFWFQSKNYAKDQKVQTFYSSIPFDLEATHQILPKIIPWSFPSEFSKLIETEVARLITIVEEDSCMQGLRMKGFHAVERKFDSDVQSMDTNYVDTAKRNRSISKCSQSDSQYSSTMSELSSCSGLLGISSWQNCQKKPVISSGSVNKDPNDNGQSTYFQPYNGQTFEVNNESPCKFQSETYTSKSFHKLACSGLDDCKCSGTAEVACLTENRIGTTFSAVTSDLLSGPTNSFPNNNITPFTLSDYQGRSKFLQKFEPLDARIQESYSTAAVQDFRDENNEATSLYDTTRDEFKPKSELDSNLIMETDVVQNMWRKLRDHRMDLGQHGTAEQLGAIQVVKLASGLSNLLSEDDLLFRNHQEKECGIMEHPKFLSDEATFNWYNEQAMMSTIAVHGFCFYAKCISDVGSMFGFEPENNTDITSEMLASTTNVMTLGKLSRQDHKKITTLYTNKQLELKKTMNDTKSESKTSLMKVIQSIVPTRLSLALKGTAFNEYLSTVRQISISEGLRILQGVEKKRGKRARSAQHYLSRCTMMSPEDISLVCQGDLYSKMSSQFAAEVKSNCT; via the exons ATGAAGAATGCGGTACGGATGCCCAATCCCAACGATATTGGTTCACCGAACCGCCATGAAGCAGGGGAAAAAGAAGGTTTCAGTGGCATCAAACGGAGAAAGTGTAACAAAACAGTCACTGCCTGCAGGAGAGTTTCCAAA CAGAGTAGCACGACAAAGAAAAATGTATTGGTTAATCGAATTAAGGAGACAGCTTCATCAGACTCAGTTCAGAAGATTGATTTGCGGTTGGAGGCGAAATTGTCAGCGGAG GAGTATTCGAGGATGTTTGCCGGGCAGCAAATACACCCATTTTTTTCTTTATGGAAATTAGGGAAGAAATCTCAGGAGCTGGATAAGAGAAAACATTGTTTATGCACAGACAGGAGAGAGGATGGAAGAATTTCGGGTCCtgttcatatttttgaaaattgtcaG GATGGTACCTCATCCCTTGACTGGAATAACTGGACATTTTTGGGGAAGACTACCATTGCAAAATACAGTTCAGAAGCTCCGAATTTGCCTGTTTTGATGA ATGGTCAGCTTTCTCTTCTGCCAGACATTCTGCAAGAAATATCGCTAGCAAACTCTGCTGTGCCTGATGATCAACCAATATGCCCTTCAAAGTCAGATGATGCCAAGATG GATTTGGAGCTTGATGGAGTCAGTACTTTTTCAGGGCAAGCAGGTTGTTTTAGATCATCAGACACTCAGCCCCCGAATAGATTTCTCCAAGAAAG TATGAAGTCTTACTACCATAAATGTCAAGGTAAGTCCGGAAGCTTATGGATTCACAAGTACAAGCCAACAAAGGCCTTTGAG GTGTGCGGTAATTATGAATCTGTAAATTTCTTGCATGAGTGGTTAAAACTTTGGAAGGAAAGACGAAAGCAAAGCAGAATGCATTCCGCTAATGGGGATCAAAGTGACTTGCAAGACTATGATTATAATGGTTCTGATTGTGACTCTGATTTGGAAAATGTACACCAGGACAAATTCTTGCGGAATCTTCTTCTAATTACAGGACCTGTTGGG AGCGGCAAGTCTGCTGCTGTCTATGCTTGTGCCCAAGAGCAAGGATTTGACGTTTTAGAG CTTAATACATCAGACTGGCGAAATGGGACTGCTGTCAAGCAGTATTTTGGAGATGCTCTTGGATCACACGGCTTCAAAAG GTTATTGGATCACACTCTGTGTTCACGggagaaaaaaactgtgaaattgCCGTCAGCTCCAGCATTTCCTAATGATAAAGCAGCAGAGGATATTGATAAGGATGTCATTGAACTGATAACCATATCTGATGATGGATCCCAGAGTCCTGATGGGACATCTTGGAGCTTACATCGCAAAAGTAGTGAATTTACATGTTATAATGTACAAACATTAATTCTAGTTGAGGATGTGGATGTGCTTTTTCCTGAAGATCGTGGATGCATTTCTGCCATACAACACATTGCTAAGACAGCAAAAGGGCCTATAATATTGACCAGCAATA GTAATAAGGTTGGCCTTCCAGGTAATTTTGAGGGACTAAATATTTCATTCTCGTTGCCATTAGCAGATGAGTTGCTTTGCCATTTGTACATG GTTTGTGTCACAGAAGATATCAACAGCAGCCCTCTTTTACTGGAGAGATTTATACAGTCTTGCAACGGAGATATTCGCAAAATCATCATGCAACTTCAGTTTTGGTTCCAGAGTAAAAACTATGCAAAAG ATCAGAAAGTGCAGACATTTTATAGCTCAATTCCATTTGATCTCGAGGCTACTCATCAGATACTGCCAAAGATAATACCATGGAGTTTTCCTTCAGAGTTTTCCAAACTAATTGAGACGGAAGTTGCCAGGCTAATAACCATAGTGGAAGAAGACTCATGCATGCAGGGTTTACGTATGAAAGGGTTTCATGCAGTTGAAAGAAAATTTGATTCAGATGTGCAATCTATGGACACTAATTATGTAGATACCGCTAAGAGGAATAGATCTATTTCAAAGTGCAGCCAGTCTGACAGTCAATATAGTAGTACTATGTCTGAGCTTTCTAGTTGTTCTGGACTCCTAGGAATTTCATCTTGGCAAAATTGCCAAAAGAAGCCGGTCATTTCCTCTGGTTCTGTAAATAAGGATCCAAATGATAATGGACAGTCTACATATTTTCAACCTTATAATGGACAAACTTTTGAAGTCAACAATGAATCTCCCTGCAAGTTTCAATCTGAAACATACACCAGCAAGTCATTTCACAAGCTAGCTTGTTCTGGTTTGGATGATTGTAAATGTTCAGGAACGGCTGAAGTTGCATGCTTAACTGAAAATAGAATAGGGACCACATTTAGTGCAGTGACTTCTGACCTTCTTTCTGGCCCAACTAACTCTTTTCCAAATAATAACATTACTCCTTTCACTCTAAGTGATTATCAGGGCAGATCCAAATTCCTGCAGAAATTTGAACCACTTGATGCTAGAATTCAAGAATCTTATTCTACGGCGGCTGTACAAGATTTTCGAGATGAGAACAATGAAGCTACAAGTCTATATGACACGACTCGTGATGAATTCAAACCAAAATCAGAATTAGACTCCAATTTGATTATGGAAACAGATGTGGTTCAAAATATGTGGAGGAAACTTCGTGATCACCGAATGGATTTAGGACAGCATGGCACTGCAGAACAGCTAGGTGCTATTCAAGTTGTTAAACTTGCAAGTGGGTTGAGTAACCTACTCTCAGAAGATGACCTGTTATTTCGTAATCATCAAGAAAAAGAATGT GGTATCATGGAACATCCCAAGTTTCTTTCTGATGAAGCCACATTTAATTGGTATAATGAGCAAGCGATGATGTCCACGATTGCTGTACACGGGTTTTGTTTTTATGCTAAATGTATTTCAGATGTAGGATCTATGTTTGGTTTTGAGCCTGAAAACAATACAGATATAACTTCGGAAATGTTGGCTTCCACTACTAATGTTATGACACTGGGGAAGTTATCTAGACAGGATCACAAAAAAATCACAACTTTATATACTAATAAACAATTAGAGCTGAAGAAAACAATGAACGATACTAAGAG TGAAAGCAAAACATCTCTGATGAAGGTGATCCAGTCCATTGTTCCTACAAGATTATCACTGGCGCTGAAAGGCACTGCATTCAATGAGTATCTATCTACGGTTCGCCAAATTTCGATTTCAGAAGGTTTACGCATTTTGCAAGGTGttgagaagaagagaggaaaaaG GGCCCGGAGTGCTCAACATTACTTGAGCAGATGCACAATGATGTCTCCGGAAGATATATCATTGGTATGTCAGGGTGATTTGTACAGTAAGATGTCTTCACAATTCGCAGCTGAGGTGAAAAGCAACTGTACATGA
- the LOC112715660 gene encoding uncharacterized protein isoform X5, with amino-acid sequence MKNAVRMPNPNDIGSPNRHEAGEKEGFSGIKRRKCNKTVTACRRVSKQSSTTKKNVLVNRIKETASSDSVQKIDLRLEAKLSAEEYSRMFAGQQIHPFFSLWKLGKKSQELDKRKHCLCTDRREDGRISGPVHIFENCQVDGTSSLDWNNWTFLGKTTIAKYSSEAPNLPVLMNGQLSLLPDILQEISLANSAVPDDQPICPSKSDDAKMDLELDGVSTFSGQAGCFRSSDTQPPNRFLQESMKSYYHKCQGKSGSLWIHKYKPTKAFEVCGNYESVNFLHEWLKLWKERRKQSRMHSANGDQSDLQDYDYNGSDCDSDLENVHQDKFLRNLLLITGPVGSGKSAAVYACAQEQGFDVLELNTSDWRNGTAVKQYFGDALGSHGFKRLLDHTLCSREKKTVKLPSAPAFPNDKAAEDIDKDVIELITISDDGSQSPDGTSWSLHRKSSEFTCYNVQTLILVEDVDVLFPEDRGCISAIQHIAKTAKGPIILTSNSNKVGLPGNFEGLNISFSLPLADELLCHLYMVCVTEDINSSPLLLERFIQSCNGDIRKIIMQLQFWFQSKNYAKDQKVQTFYSSIPFDLEATHQILPKIIPWSFPSEFSKLIETEVARLITIVEEDSCMQGLRMKGFHAVERKFDSDVQSMDTNYVDTAKRNRSISKCSQSDSQYSSTMSELSSCSGLLGISSWQNCQKKPVISSGSVNKDPNDNGQSTYFQPYNGQTFEVNNESPCKFQSETYTSKSFHKLACSGLDDCKCSGTAEVACLTENRIGTTFSAVTSDLLSGPTNSFPNNNITPFTLSDYQGRSKFLQKFEPLDARIQESYSTAAVQDFRDENNEATSLYDTTRDEFKPKSELDSNLIMETDVVQNMWRKLRDHRMDLGQHGTAEQLGAIQVVKLASGLSNLLSEDDLLFRNHQEKECGIMEHPKFLSDEATFNWYNEQAMMSTIAVHGFCFYAKCISDVGSMFGFEPENNTDITSEMLASTTNVMTLGKLSRQDHKKITTLYTNKQLELKKTMNDTKSESKTSLMKVIQSIVPTRLSLALKGTAFNEYLSTVRQISISEGLRILQGVEKKRGKRARSAQHYLSRCTMMSPEDISLVCQGDLYSKMSSQFAAEVKSNCT; translated from the exons ATGAAGAATGCGGTACGGATGCCCAATCCCAACGATATTGGTTCACCGAACCGCCATGAAGCAGGGGAAAAAGAAGGTTTCAGTGGCATCAAACGGAGAAAGTGTAACAAAACAGTCACTGCCTGCAGGAGAGTTTCCAAA CAGAGTAGCACGACAAAGAAAAATGTATTGGTTAATCGAATTAAGGAGACAGCTTCATCAGACTCAGTTCAGAAGATTGATTTGCGGTTGGAGGCGAAATTGTCAGCGGAG GAGTATTCGAGGATGTTTGCCGGGCAGCAAATACACCCATTTTTTTCTTTATGGAAATTAGGGAAGAAATCTCAGGAGCTGGATAAGAGAAAACATTGTTTATGCACAGACAGGAGAGAGGATGGAAGAATTTCGGGTCCtgttcatatttttgaaaattgtcaGGTA GATGGTACCTCATCCCTTGACTGGAATAACTGGACATTTTTGGGGAAGACTACCATTGCAAAATACAGTTCAGAAGCTCCGAATTTGCCTGTTTTGATGA ATGGTCAGCTTTCTCTTCTGCCAGACATTCTGCAAGAAATATCGCTAGCAAACTCTGCTGTGCCTGATGATCAACCAATATGCCCTTCAAAGTCAGATGATGCCAAGATG GATTTGGAGCTTGATGGAGTCAGTACTTTTTCAGGGCAAGCAGGTTGTTTTAGATCATCAGACACTCAGCCCCCGAATAGATTTCTCCAAGAAAG TATGAAGTCTTACTACCATAAATGTCAAGGTAAGTCCGGAAGCTTATGGATTCACAAGTACAAGCCAACAAAGGCCTTTGAG GTGTGCGGTAATTATGAATCTGTAAATTTCTTGCATGAGTGGTTAAAACTTTGGAAGGAAAGACGAAAGCAAAGCAGAATGCATTCCGCTAATGGGGATCAAAGTGACTTGCAAGACTATGATTATAATGGTTCTGATTGTGACTCTGATTTGGAAAATGTACACCAGGACAAATTCTTGCGGAATCTTCTTCTAATTACAGGACCTGTTGGG AGCGGCAAGTCTGCTGCTGTCTATGCTTGTGCCCAAGAGCAAGGATTTGACGTTTTAGAG CTTAATACATCAGACTGGCGAAATGGGACTGCTGTCAAGCAGTATTTTGGAGATGCTCTTGGATCACACGGCTTCAAAAG GTTATTGGATCACACTCTGTGTTCACGggagaaaaaaactgtgaaattgCCGTCAGCTCCAGCATTTCCTAATGATAAAGCAGCAGAGGATATTGATAAGGATGTCATTGAACTGATAACCATATCTGATGATGGATCCCAGAGTCCTGATGGGACATCTTGGAGCTTACATCGCAAAAGTAGTGAATTTACATGTTATAATGTACAAACATTAATTCTAGTTGAGGATGTGGATGTGCTTTTTCCTGAAGATCGTGGATGCATTTCTGCCATACAACACATTGCTAAGACAGCAAAAGGGCCTATAATATTGACCAGCAATA GTAATAAGGTTGGCCTTCCAGGTAATTTTGAGGGACTAAATATTTCATTCTCGTTGCCATTAGCAGATGAGTTGCTTTGCCATTTGTACATG GTTTGTGTCACAGAAGATATCAACAGCAGCCCTCTTTTACTGGAGAGATTTATACAGTCTTGCAACGGAGATATTCGCAAAATCATCATGCAACTTCAGTTTTGGTTCCAGAGTAAAAACTATGCAAAAG ATCAGAAAGTGCAGACATTTTATAGCTCAATTCCATTTGATCTCGAGGCTACTCATCAGATACTGCCAAAGATAATACCATGGAGTTTTCCTTCAGAGTTTTCCAAACTAATTGAGACGGAAGTTGCCAGGCTAATAACCATAGTGGAAGAAGACTCATGCATGCAGGGTTTACGTATGAAAGGGTTTCATGCAGTTGAAAGAAAATTTGATTCAGATGTGCAATCTATGGACACTAATTATGTAGATACCGCTAAGAGGAATAGATCTATTTCAAAGTGCAGCCAGTCTGACAGTCAATATAGTAGTACTATGTCTGAGCTTTCTAGTTGTTCTGGACTCCTAGGAATTTCATCTTGGCAAAATTGCCAAAAGAAGCCGGTCATTTCCTCTGGTTCTGTAAATAAGGATCCAAATGATAATGGACAGTCTACATATTTTCAACCTTATAATGGACAAACTTTTGAAGTCAACAATGAATCTCCCTGCAAGTTTCAATCTGAAACATACACCAGCAAGTCATTTCACAAGCTAGCTTGTTCTGGTTTGGATGATTGTAAATGTTCAGGAACGGCTGAAGTTGCATGCTTAACTGAAAATAGAATAGGGACCACATTTAGTGCAGTGACTTCTGACCTTCTTTCTGGCCCAACTAACTCTTTTCCAAATAATAACATTACTCCTTTCACTCTAAGTGATTATCAGGGCAGATCCAAATTCCTGCAGAAATTTGAACCACTTGATGCTAGAATTCAAGAATCTTATTCTACGGCGGCTGTACAAGATTTTCGAGATGAGAACAATGAAGCTACAAGTCTATATGACACGACTCGTGATGAATTCAAACCAAAATCAGAATTAGACTCCAATTTGATTATGGAAACAGATGTGGTTCAAAATATGTGGAGGAAACTTCGTGATCACCGAATGGATTTAGGACAGCATGGCACTGCAGAACAGCTAGGTGCTATTCAAGTTGTTAAACTTGCAAGTGGGTTGAGTAACCTACTCTCAGAAGATGACCTGTTATTTCGTAATCATCAAGAAAAAGAATGT GGTATCATGGAACATCCCAAGTTTCTTTCTGATGAAGCCACATTTAATTGGTATAATGAGCAAGCGATGATGTCCACGATTGCTGTACACGGGTTTTGTTTTTATGCTAAATGTATTTCAGATGTAGGATCTATGTTTGGTTTTGAGCCTGAAAACAATACAGATATAACTTCGGAAATGTTGGCTTCCACTACTAATGTTATGACACTGGGGAAGTTATCTAGACAGGATCACAAAAAAATCACAACTTTATATACTAATAAACAATTAGAGCTGAAGAAAACAATGAACGATACTAAGAG TGAAAGCAAAACATCTCTGATGAAGGTGATCCAGTCCATTGTTCCTACAAGATTATCACTGGCGCTGAAAGGCACTGCATTCAATGAGTATCTATCTACGGTTCGCCAAATTTCGATTTCAGAAGGTTTACGCATTTTGCAAGGTGttgagaagaagagaggaaaaaG GGCCCGGAGTGCTCAACATTACTTGAGCAGATGCACAATGATGTCTCCGGAAGATATATCATTGGTATGTCAGGGTGATTTGTACAGTAAGATGTCTTCACAATTCGCAGCTGAGGTGAAAAGCAACTGTACATGA